Within the Arthrobacter sp. V1I7 genome, the region GAAGCAGATCGACGACGCAGTCGCCTCCATACTTGATGACTCGCTGGTGAAGAAGGCGGACGCGTCCGCCATCAAGGATTCCTGATGTCACACCTCGGAAATCCCTTCCTCACCGGCAACAGTGTTGCGGATGGACGCGCTGCAGCCGTCCCCGCAACTCCAGCAGACGCCGCCCAGCCGGGCTCGCCCGATTCGGGACCGAGCGGCTCCCCGGCGAACGGATGGTCCCCCGCCGGGATTCTAGCCAACGGCTGGGCGCGTCTGCTCCTTGGACTGATCCTTCCGGCGGCGGTGCTGGCGGCCTGGCAGCTGTCCACCGCGGCCGGGATCTTCAGCGTCGTACAGCTCCCGCCGCCCGCCATGGTGTTGGAGGCCGGAATCGACCTGCTCCAGCGCGGGCAGCTGGGCCAGCACATTGCCATCTCCACCCAGCGCGTCCTGATCGGCTTCGCCGCCGGGGCTGCCCTCGGACTCGTGTTCGGCTCCCTCGTGGGGCTGTCCCGGTTCGCCGATGTTCTGCTGGCCCCGACCATCGGGGCGCTCCGGGCGGTACCGTCACTGGCTTGGGTTCCGCTTCTCATCCTCTGGATGAAAATCGGCGAGGACTCCAAGATCACCCTGATCCTGATCGGCGCCTTCTTCCCGGTCTTCACTACGGTCTCCCTGGCCCTGCGCCATGTGGACCGGAACCTCGTCGAGGCAGCGCGGGCCTTCGGACTCAAGGGTGTGAGGCTCCTGACCACCGTCCAGCTCCCGGCTGTCGTCCCCGCGGTCTTCTCCGGACTCCGGCTGGCGCTGGCGCAGGCATGGCTGTTCCTCGTGGCCGCCGAACTCATCGCCTCCTCAATGGGGCTTGGCTTCCTGCTGACGGATTCCCAGAACAACGGCCGCACTGACCGGTTGCTGCTGACAATCGTGTTGCTCGCGGTGATCGGAAAGATAACTGATGGCCTGCTGGGACTTGCAGAGAAATGGGCGGTGAAACGATGGGCCTGACGACGACCGCAACCCCGCTGACCGAGGCCGGCGTTTTTGCCGCCACCGCCCGCGGCGCCGCCCCCGGCACCGAGGCCGAACGCATCGCGTTCTGGGAGCAGGCCGCCCTGCGCCTGGACTGGGAGCCGGCGCCGGGCAGCCAGTCCGCCGGGCAGGACAAGCCGTGGCACACAGCGCACCGTCTCGTCCCCGCCGACGTCGAGGCCGGCACCGGCCCGGCCATCACCTGGTTCGAAGGCGGGAAGCTCAACGTCGCCTACAACTGCGTGGACCGCCATGTCGACGCCGGGCGAGGCGGGAAGGTGGCCCTGCATTTCGAAGGCGAACCCGGTGACCGCCGCTCCATCACCTACGCTGACCTCCAGCGCGAGGTGTCCAAGGCAGCCAACGCGCTGCTGGGCCTCGGCATCACCAAGGGCGACCGGGTGGTCATCTACCTGCCCGTCATCCCGGAAACCGTGATCATCACCCTGGCTGTGGCCCGCATCGGCGCCATCCACTCACTCGTCTTCGGCGGCTTCTCCGCCGAGGCGCTCAAGTTCCGGGTCGAGGACACCGGCGCAAAGCTGCTCGTCACCACCGACGGCCAGTTCCGCCGCGGCACGGCCGTGCCGGTCAAGGACAACGCCGACGCCGCCGTCTCCGGCGACAACGCGATCGAACATGTCCTGGTGGTCAACCGCACCACCGCACCGGAACTGCTGCACACTGTGCCGATGACCGAAGGCCGCGACGTCTGGTGGCACGACGCCGTCGGGCAGGCCTCCGAAGTCCACACGCCCGAAGCGTTCGACGCCGAGACGCCGCTGTTCATCATGTACACCTCCGGGACCACCGGCAAGCCCAAGGGCCTCGTGCACACCTCCGGCGGTTACCTCACCCAGGCGTCCTGGAGCTACGAACACCTGTTCAGCAATCCGGACCCTACGCTCCGCGACCAGGACGTCCACTGGTGCACCGCCGACCTCGCCTGGGTCACGGCCCACACCTACGAGCTGTACGGTCCGCTGTCCAACGGCGTCAGCCAGGTGATCTTCGAAGGCACGCCGAACACCCCGCACCCAGGCCGGCACTTCGAGATCATCGAACGCTACGGCGTGACCCAGTACTACACCGCGCCCACCCTGGTCCGCTCCCTGATGGGCTGGTTCCCCGACGGCGTCCCGGCCAGTTACGACCTCTCCTCCATCCGGCTGCTCGGCACCGTCGGTGAAGCGGTCAACCCCGAGGCGTGGCGCTGGTTCCGCGAGAATATCGGCGCCGGGACCGCTCCCGTGGTGGACACCTGGTGGCAGTCCGAAACCGGCGCCACTATCCTCTCCCCGGCTCCCACCGACACGGAGTTCAAGCCTGGCTGCGCGGCCCGCCCGCTGCCCGGGGTCGGCACCCGGATCGTGGACGACGCCGGCCGGACGGTACCGCCGGGCGTCCACGGCTTCATCGTGGTGGACGCCCCCGGCCCCGCCATCGCCCGAACGGTGTGGGGCAATCCGCAGCGGTACTTCGATTCGTACTGGCGCCAGTACGCGGCGCAGGGCTGGTTCCTTGCCGGCGACGGCGCCAAGTATGACGACGACGGCGATATCTGGATCCTCGGAAGGGTGGATGACACCCTCAACGTCTCCGGGCACCTGCTCTCCACCATCGAGATCGAATCGGCCCTCGTGTCGCACCCGGACGTCGTGGAGGCCGGCGTCTGCCCGGTTGCGGACCCGAAGACCGGCCACGCGATCGTCGCGTTCGTGGTGCTCCGGAAGTCGCACGCAAGCTTGGACATCACGTCAGACTTGAAGGCGCACGTCGCGAAGCGGATCGGGCCGATCGCCAAGCCGCGCGACGTCGTCGTCGTTCCCGATGTGCCGAAGACCCGCAGCGGCAAGATCATGCGCCGGCTGCTCACCCAGCTGTTCGAAGGAACCACGCTCGGCGACACCACCTCGCTCCAGAACGAACCATCCATCGCGGACATCCAGGATGTCCTGCGCAGCCGCACTAACCACGCAGAAATTACCGGAAGTAAGGAACACTCATGACTGAGATCAGCAACGTCGCCCGCCTTTCCGAACCGCTCAAATTCGCCTACTGGGTTCCGAATGTCTCCGGCGGTCTGGTGGTATCCACGATCGAACAGCGCACCGGCTGGGACTTCGACTACAACAAGAAGCTCGCCCGGATCGCCGAGAACTCCGGCTTCGAATACGCGCTGTCCCAGACGCGCTACGCCGCCTCCTACGGCGCGGACAAGCAGCACGAGGCGACCTCCTTCAGCCTGGCGCTGCTGGCCGCGACCGAGCGGCTGAAGGTCATTGCGGCCGTCCACCCTGGCATGTGGCACCCCGGGGTCCTGGCGAAATACATCATCACGGCCGACCACATCTCCAACGGCCGCGCGGCCGTGAACATCGTCTCCGGCTGGCTGAAGAACGAGTTCACCAACTTCGGCCTCGAATGGCTGGAACACGACGAACGCTACGTCCGCACCGAGGAATTCATCAAGGTCCTCCGCGGGCTGTGGACCGAGCAGGACTACACCCAGTCCGGCAAGTACTACAACATCACCGACTTCACGCTGAACCCGGCCCCGGTGGACGTGCCCGGCCGCGCGCACCCGGAAATCTTCTTCGGCGGCAACTCCACCGCAGCCCAGGCCACGGCCGGCCGCGTGGCCGACTGGTACTTCTCCAACGGCAAGGATCTCGAAGGCTTCAAGGAGAACATCGCCGGCGTGGTCTCCGCCGCAGGAGAAAGCGGGGGCGAGAGCAAGCGCGGAACCGACGGCGCACTCCCCGCCCCGCGCTTCGGCCTCAACGGCTTCGTGATCGCCCGGGATTCCGAGAAGGAAGCCCGCGACACCCTCCGCGAGATCGTGGCGAAAGCACACAAGCCCGCCGTCGAGGGCTTCCGCGCCGCCGTCCAGGAGGCCGGAGCGTCCACTAAGGACGGCAAGGGCATGTGGGCCGACTCGAGCTTCGAGGACCTGGTCCAGTACAACGACGGCTTCAAGACCCAGCTGATCGGCACGCCCGAGCAGATCGCGGAGCGGATCGTGGCGTACAAGAAGATCGGCGTGAACCTGTTCCTGACCGGCTACCTGCACTTCCAGGAGGAAGTCGCGGCGTTCGGCCAGGACATCCTGCCGATCGTCCGCCAACTCGAAGCGGACCTCGCCCGGAAGAACGGCATGGAACTGGACCTCTCCGGCGTTCCGGTCGCCCAGGTTGAGGTGGCTGCGTAATGGCTGACCGCAAGTTCGGGTTCCGCACCCGCGCCCTGCACGCCGGCGGCACGCCCGACGCCGAGCACGGCGCCCGCGCCGTGCCGATCTACCAGACCACATCGTTCGTGTTCAAGGACACCCAGGAGGCCGCGAACCTCTTCGCGCTGCAGAAGTACGGCAACATCTATTCCCGGATCGGCAACCCCACGGTCGCCGCGTTCGAGGAGCGCATCGCTTCCCTCGAGGGCGGCATCGGTGCGGTGGCAACGTCCTCGGGGATGGCCGCGGAGTTCATCACCTTCGCCGCGCTGACCCAGGCGGGCGATCACATCGTGGCGGCGTCCCAGCTCTACGGCGGCACGGTCACCCAGCTGGACGTCACGCTGCGGCGCTTCGGCGTGGACACCACCTTCGTTCCCGGCACCGACCCGGCGGACTATGCCGCCGCGGTGCGCCAGAACACAAAGGCGATCTTCGTCGAGGTGGTGGCCAATCCGTCGTCGGAAGTCCAGGACCTTGAGGGCCTCGCCAAAGTCGCGCACGACGCCGGCGTCCCCCTCGTCGTCGACGCCACCTTGAGCACGCCCTACCTCGTGCGGCCGATCGAACACGGGGCGGACATCGTGATCCACTCCGCCACCAAGTTCCTCGGCGGCCACGGCACCACCCTGGGCGGCGTGATCGTCGAAAGCGGCCGGTTCAACTGGGGCAACGGCAAGTTCCCGACCATGACCGAACCGGTAGCCTCCTACGGCAACGTCTCATGGTGGGGGAACTTCGGCGAGTACGGCTTCCTCACCAAGCTCCGCTGCGAGCAGTTGCGCGACATCGGACCGGCGCTCTCCCCGCAGTCGGCGTTCCAGCTGCTGCAGGGCGTCGAAACGCTCCCGCAGCGGCTGGACGAGCATCTGAAGAACGCGCAGGCTGTCGCGGAATGGCTGGAGGCCGACGAGCGTGTGGCCTACGTGAACTTCTCCGGGCTGCCCTCGCATCCCCACTTCGACCGGGCCAGGAAGTACCTGCCGCTGGGACCGGGCTCGGTGTTCTCCTTCGGAGTGAAGGGCGGCCGCGCCGCGGGCCAGAAGTTCATCGAATCCCTGCAACTGGCCTCGCACCTGGCCAATGTGGGCGACTCCCGGACCCTCGTGATCCATCCCGGTTCCACCACCCACCAGCAGCTGAGCCCGGAGCAGCTCGAATCCGCCGGCATCCCCGAAGACCTGGTCCGGATCTCGATCGGGCTGGAAGACATCGAGGACATCCTCTGGGACCTCGACCAGGCCCTCGCCGCGGCAGCCGAAGAGTCCGCCTCGGATGCATCCGAGGATGCGCGGTCGGCTGAATCCTGCACGATCGGAGCACTGTCATGAGCATGGAAGACCGCACCTGGACCGGCCCGTCGGCGCCGGAACGGCTGAACCTACTGCGTCAGGCGAAGTCCATCGCGATTGTGGGGGCCTCGGACAAGCCCTCCCGGGCCAGCTACTTCGTGGCCACCTATCTGCAGTCCTCCACCCGCTACAAGGTGTACTTCGTGAACCCCGTGGTGAAGGAGATCCTCGGCGAGCAGACGTACGCGTCGCTGGCCGATCTGCCGGAAAGCCCGGACATCGTGGACGTGTTCCGCAAACACGACGACCTGCCCGGAGTCCTCGACGAGGCCATCGCGGCGGGCGCCAAGACGCTGTGGCTGCAGCTGGGTTCGTGGCATGAGGACGTTGCCAAGGAAGCGGAAGCCGCCGGGCTCGACGTCGTGATGGACCGCTGCGTGAAGATTGAGCATGCCCGCTTCCACGGCGGCCTGCATCTGGCCGGCTTCGACACCGGCGTCATTTCCTCGAAGCGGCAGGTCCTGGCCTAGTCGCCCCGCTTCCTGCCGGCTCCGTCGGCAGGGAGCCGGCGCCAGGGGGCCGGCCCCGGCCTGCCCTGGGTATCAGGGCTCCGGGACGTCGGCGTCGTCCTGCAGGACCACCCTGTAGGCCTCGACTCTCCGGTCTGTAACCGTGGTGGGTGACTCCAGGTGCACGGCGCCGGACGGAAGGATGCCGGCACCGCCGAACTTCTCCATGACGCGCCACTGCGCCACGACGTCCTCCCCGGCGTGCTCCGGAGGCAGGAGCGGCCAGAAGCCGAATCCGCCGGTGGCGTCCAGCGCTTTACGGTCGTACAGGGTACAGCCACCCAGCCAGGCCACCTTGTACGGAACCCACTCACCCGGCCGCAGGCCAAGGTCCGCGCCCAGGTGAGTGAGGTTGGCGGCGCTGTGCAGCGGCCATCGCCCAAAGGCCGGGCTGTCCGGCCGGATCCTTTCCGGCTCAACGGTTCCTTCCCAGCGCTCGAAAGTCAGCACCTCCTGCGGTCGCCGGTCGTCCAGGAACGACAGTCCTTGGGGAGCCATCCCCACAAAGCCGCACCGCAACTGGGTCAGCGCCTCTGACATGCACTGCAGTGCGCCCGGTTCCAGCCAGAT harbors:
- a CDS encoding ABC transporter permease, producing MSHLGNPFLTGNSVADGRAAAVPATPADAAQPGSPDSGPSGSPANGWSPAGILANGWARLLLGLILPAAVLAAWQLSTAAGIFSVVQLPPPAMVLEAGIDLLQRGQLGQHIAISTQRVLIGFAAGAALGLVFGSLVGLSRFADVLLAPTIGALRAVPSLAWVPLLILWMKIGEDSKITLILIGAFFPVFTTVSLALRHVDRNLVEAARAFGLKGVRLLTTVQLPAVVPAVFSGLRLALAQAWLFLVAAELIASSMGLGFLLTDSQNNGRTDRLLLTIVLLAVIGKITDGLLGLAEKWAVKRWA
- the acs gene encoding acetate--CoA ligase codes for the protein MGGETMGLTTTATPLTEAGVFAATARGAAPGTEAERIAFWEQAALRLDWEPAPGSQSAGQDKPWHTAHRLVPADVEAGTGPAITWFEGGKLNVAYNCVDRHVDAGRGGKVALHFEGEPGDRRSITYADLQREVSKAANALLGLGITKGDRVVIYLPVIPETVIITLAVARIGAIHSLVFGGFSAEALKFRVEDTGAKLLVTTDGQFRRGTAVPVKDNADAAVSGDNAIEHVLVVNRTTAPELLHTVPMTEGRDVWWHDAVGQASEVHTPEAFDAETPLFIMYTSGTTGKPKGLVHTSGGYLTQASWSYEHLFSNPDPTLRDQDVHWCTADLAWVTAHTYELYGPLSNGVSQVIFEGTPNTPHPGRHFEIIERYGVTQYYTAPTLVRSLMGWFPDGVPASYDLSSIRLLGTVGEAVNPEAWRWFRENIGAGTAPVVDTWWQSETGATILSPAPTDTEFKPGCAARPLPGVGTRIVDDAGRTVPPGVHGFIVVDAPGPAIARTVWGNPQRYFDSYWRQYAAQGWFLAGDGAKYDDDGDIWILGRVDDTLNVSGHLLSTIEIESALVSHPDVVEAGVCPVADPKTGHAIVAFVVLRKSHASLDITSDLKAHVAKRIGPIAKPRDVVVVPDVPKTRSGKIMRRLLTQLFEGTTLGDTTSLQNEPSIADIQDVLRSRTNHAEITGSKEHS
- the sfnG gene encoding dimethylsulfone monooxygenase SfnG; protein product: MTEISNVARLSEPLKFAYWVPNVSGGLVVSTIEQRTGWDFDYNKKLARIAENSGFEYALSQTRYAASYGADKQHEATSFSLALLAATERLKVIAAVHPGMWHPGVLAKYIITADHISNGRAAVNIVSGWLKNEFTNFGLEWLEHDERYVRTEEFIKVLRGLWTEQDYTQSGKYYNITDFTLNPAPVDVPGRAHPEIFFGGNSTAAQATAGRVADWYFSNGKDLEGFKENIAGVVSAAGESGGESKRGTDGALPAPRFGLNGFVIARDSEKEARDTLREIVAKAHKPAVEGFRAAVQEAGASTKDGKGMWADSSFEDLVQYNDGFKTQLIGTPEQIAERIVAYKKIGVNLFLTGYLHFQEEVAAFGQDILPIVRQLEADLARKNGMELDLSGVPVAQVEVAA
- a CDS encoding O-acetylhomoserine aminocarboxypropyltransferase/cysteine synthase family protein yields the protein MADRKFGFRTRALHAGGTPDAEHGARAVPIYQTTSFVFKDTQEAANLFALQKYGNIYSRIGNPTVAAFEERIASLEGGIGAVATSSGMAAEFITFAALTQAGDHIVAASQLYGGTVTQLDVTLRRFGVDTTFVPGTDPADYAAAVRQNTKAIFVEVVANPSSEVQDLEGLAKVAHDAGVPLVVDATLSTPYLVRPIEHGADIVIHSATKFLGGHGTTLGGVIVESGRFNWGNGKFPTMTEPVASYGNVSWWGNFGEYGFLTKLRCEQLRDIGPALSPQSAFQLLQGVETLPQRLDEHLKNAQAVAEWLEADERVAYVNFSGLPSHPHFDRARKYLPLGPGSVFSFGVKGGRAAGQKFIESLQLASHLANVGDSRTLVIHPGSTTHQQLSPEQLESAGIPEDLVRISIGLEDIEDILWDLDQALAAAAEESASDASEDARSAESCTIGALS
- a CDS encoding CoA-binding protein encodes the protein MSMEDRTWTGPSAPERLNLLRQAKSIAIVGASDKPSRASYFVATYLQSSTRYKVYFVNPVVKEILGEQTYASLADLPESPDIVDVFRKHDDLPGVLDEAIAAGAKTLWLQLGSWHEDVAKEAEAAGLDVVMDRCVKIEHARFHGGLHLAGFDTGVISSKRQVLA
- a CDS encoding glycosyltransferase family 2 protein — encoded protein: MSQRSSDSWAHSPGPAADPASVDVLIPTCDRPAELGVTLAGLAAQREPSFRVVVSDQSQEQPAWQHPAPAAMIRVLQAQGREVVVLRHVPRRGLAEHRHFLLEQAQAPQCLFLDDDIWLEPGALQCMSEALTQLRCGFVGMAPQGLSFLDDRRPQEVLTFERWEGTVEPERIRPDSPAFGRWPLHSAANLTHLGADLGLRPGEWVPYKVAWLGGCTLYDRKALDATGGFGFWPLLPPEHAGEDVVAQWRVMEKFGGAGILPSGAVHLESPTTVTDRRVEAYRVVLQDDADVPEP